In Flavobacterium piscisymbiosum, the sequence ATATTGAAACTTCTAAAGATTTATTAACCAAATTTCCGTTTGAATCCAAATCATCTTTACAATTGGATTTTGAGAATGATAATCAAACCGAGAAACAATTTCTGGTTGATTATGTTATTGAAAATGCTAAAAAATACGGAATTGAAACTCCGTTTTATAATGGTGTGAATGAAAAAATAAAAACGTTATATAACGTTTCTTAATGAAACATGTTTCATTTTCAACCGGATTAAAATCCGGCCCTACAATATGAATCATTCCTCCGGAATTTTAAAATCTATGTGGATAATCATTAAAATGATTTAAAAAAGAGCCGTAGGTTCGACCTATATTGTAGGGCTGGATTTTAATCCGGTTAGGTTATGATTATTCTCATTTTTGTCATCCTGACGAAGGAAGGATCACACTAGTAGCTCGCCAAAGATTGACCATTTTGATTGCGGAGTTTCTTGTGTGATCCTTCCTTCGTCAGGATGACAAACTTTGCTAAAAAAAAGCAGAATTGAATGAAAATCTTATGAAAAATACCATTTCTCGCCTAGCCCTGATCGAAGCGGCATCCTTTTATGGTGGGGTTCACCATAAAAGATATAGTGTAGAGCAGGACAAATGGTCTTGAAAACACGAAAATTACCTGCTCCTTAAAAAAATCATTTTCGAAAAATCCTTTATATTTAAAGGCTTTCAAAGGTTTTTGACACTTGTCTATACAACAATAAGAAAATATTATGACAAATTTATTTCATAATCAGAAAAACCGCCATACATTTGCCTAACGGTGTTAAACAATTTAATACTTAATTAAAATGGCAAGTAAAGATCGAATTTTAAGACAAAAAGAAGAGACAAGAAGTAATATTCTTGAGGCTGCTTATGCTATCGTCAAAGAAGAGGGATGGCAAGGTCTGAGTATGCGAAAAATTGCTGACAAGATTGAATACACGGCTCCAATTATTTATGAGTACTTCTCGAATAAAGAGGCTATCCTAAATGAATTAACCGGAAAAGGTTTTATCAAGTTAACGAAAGAACTTCAGGAAGCCAAAGATAGATTTGAAAAACCGGAAGAACAATTAGAAGCCATGTGGATGGCCTATTGGGACTTCGCTTTTACAGATACTGAAATGTATCAGGTAATGTTTGGAGTACAAATGAATTGTTGTCAGCAACAATGTTCGGCTCAGGAGAGACCGTATAAATTATTTACTTCGGTAATTGCTGAGATTATGAAAAACAGCAACCCTACTGATGAAGTAATCAAACAAAAGTATTTTACTTTCTTCTCTGTAATACATGGTTTGATTGCAATTAATATCATCAACAAAAGTGAAATAATGGAAACTATTAACAATCAAATCCTAAAAGATGCGATTGGTGGAATCATAAAATCAATACAATAAAAAAAATTTCATTTTAACTTAACAGTGATAAATGATTTAATAGGTAATTTAGCAACTATTTTTTTACTACTTTACTTAACAGTGTTAGAAAATTTAATAGAGTAATATAGCGTTTTTTTCTCTTGTTACTTAACAGTGATAAATAATTTAATACCGATTACGAATAGAATCGGAAGGCATCATTGTATGGTTTTTTGCACAATTCTACTTAACAACGTTAGATAATTTAATATAATTAAATATGAATGCCCAGAATATCCGAATACCACAAAAATTAAATAATAAGAATGTCCAACAAATTAAAACCAATACGAAAATGAAAAATGTAATTATAACCAGTTTTATTCTGGCGCTAGTGCTAAGCAGTTGTGCAGATAAGTCGCAGGCTCCGGCAGCTCCTGCTCCACCATTATTACCAGTTTTAGCCATTACAAGCGAAAACACTACTACAGATGCTGAATATCCTGCTTCGATACAAGGAACAGTTGATGTTGAAATACGCCCACAAGTAAGCGGAAACCTTGAAAGAGTTTATGTAGACGAAGGTGCTTATGTAACTAAAGGTCAGACTTTATTTAAAATAAACGAACGCCCGTTCCGTGAGCAATTAAACAATGCATTGGCAAGTCTTCATGCTTACGAAGCTGCATTAATCAACGCTCAGTTAGAAGTTGATAAATTAACTCCTCTTGTACAAAACAAAGTAGTTTCTGATTATCAGTTAAAAACGGCTAAAGCTTCTCAAAAAATTGCTGCTGCTAATATCGAACAAGCAAGAGCAATGGTAGGTTCTGCAAAAATTAACTTAGGATATACCAATGTTACAGCCCCAGTAAGTGGTTATATTGGAAGATTACCTAAAAAACAAGGAAGTTTAGTTTCGGCATCAGATGTTGAACCTTTAACAAACTTGTCTGATGTACATGAAGTATTTGCTTATTTCTCATTAGGTGAAACTGATTTCATCAACTTTAAAGCGCAATACGCTGGAAACAGTTTAGGCGATAAACTAAAAAAATTACCTCCTGTTACTTTGGTTTTAGCAGATAACAACGCTTATCCTCAAACCGGAAAAATTGATATGGTAGACGGTCAGTTTGATAAAACTACCGGAGCGATTACTTTAAGAGCGACTTTCCCTAATGCTGGCGGGACTTTACGTTCAGGAAATACAGGAAAAATTCGTTTAGGTCTTCAACATGATGATGCTGTTTTGGTTCCACAATCGGCTACTGTAGAAATGCAGGATAAAGTTTTTGTTTTCACGGTAAACAAAGAAAACAAAGTAACAAAAATGCCTATCACTGTTTCTGGTAAAAGCGGAACAAACTACTTAATTAAGGATGGTGTAAAATCCGGTGACTTAATTGTATTAAGCGGTATTGATAAACTTCAGGAAGGACAAGTAATTCAGCCTGAGAAATCATCTCCTGCAAAAGTTGCCCAAATAATTAATAAAAAATAATTTTTACGAAAATGTTCAAAATATTTATACAAAGACCTGTACTGGCAACCGTTATTTCCATCTTATTGGTGATATTAGGTATACTTGGTCTTACGAAGTTGCCCTTACAACAGTTTCCTGATATTGCGCCGCCATCGGTTTTGGTAACTGCGGTTTATCCGGGAGCGAATGCAGAAACGGTTTTACGTTCTGTGGCACCATCTCTTGAAGAGTCTATAAATGGTGTTGAAAACATGACTTACATGAGTTCTACAGCCAGTAATGACGGATCTCTTGCTATTACGGTTTTCTTTAAATTAGGAACAAATGCAGATCAGGCTGCGGTAAACGTGCAAAACAGGGTTGCTCAGGCAACTAGCCAGTTACCTGCAGAGGTTGTTCAGCAAGGTGTAACTACTGCAAAACAACAAAATAGTTTTATCATGGCCATTGGTATGTATACTGATGATGAGTCAAAATACGATCAAACGTTTGTTGCCAATTATGCTCAGATTAATATTATTCCGGAGATCAAACGTATTCCGGGAGTTGGTTCTGCCAGTATTTTTGGAGGTGTAAAAGATTACTCTATGCGTGTTTGGCTTAATCCAACACAAATGTCGACTTACAAAGTAACTCCAAACGAAATCATGGGCGCGATCCAGGATAAAAGTTTGGAAGCTGCTCCGGGTAAATTTGGAGAAAGAAGTAAAGAAGTTTTTGAATACGTTATTAAATACAAAGGAAAATTAACCAAACCTGAAGAATATGAAAATATTGCTATACGTTCTAATGCTGATGGTTCAGTACTTCGCCTCAAAGATGTAGCCAGAGTAGAACTTGGTGCTTATTCTTATAACAGTTTAACTCGTTTAAATGGTAAAAAAGGAGTTGTAATTGGTATTATCCAATTAGCAGGTTCTAACTCTAATGATATTCAGGTTGCGATCAACAAATTGATGGTGAAAGCCTCAAAAGATTTCCCAACGGGAATAAAACATAACATTTTCTATAGTACAAAAGTTGCCTTAGACCAGTCTATTGAGCAAGTTCAACATACTCTACTTGAAGCGTTTATATTGGTATTCATCGTAGTATTTATATTCCTTCAGGATTTTAGATCAACATTAATCCCGGCTATTGCTGTACCTGTAGCAATTTTAGGAACGTTCTTCTTCATGCAGTTATTCGGATTCTCGATCAATCTTCTAACACTTTTCGCTTTAATTCTGGCGATTGGTATTGTGGTAGATGATGCGATTGTCGTCGTCGAAGCCGTGCATGCTAAAATGGAGCACAAACATCTGTCTCCAAAAGTAGCAACTCATGAAGCAATGCACGAAATAACGGGTGCTATTATCTCGATTACGCTGGTAATGGCTGCTGTATTCCTGCCGGTTGGTTTTATGGAAGGCTCAACAGGGGTTTTCTATCGTCAGTTTGCCTTTACAATGGCAATTGCAATTGTAATTTCGGCGGTAAACGCTTTAACCTTAAGTCCTGCACTTGCTGCATTATTCTTAAAAGACAATCATTCGGCTCATGGAGATGCTCCTTATGAGAAACAAGGATTTAAACAAAAATTCTTTAACGGATTCAACAAAAGTTTTGATTCCCTAACCAACCGTTATGTTGGAGGTTTGAAATTTTTAATTCGTAGAAAATGGTTGAGTTTAGGAGGTTTGGCTTTAATTACGGTTGCTACTGTAATTATGGTAAAAACAACTCCTGCAGGATTTATCCCGACAGAAGATCAAGGATTTATTGCAATTGCAGTAAACACACCTTCAGGTACATCTCTTGACGGAACTCAAAAAGTAATGACCGAAGCAGAAAACACATTAAGAGGTTTAGATGCTTCCCGATTTGTAACCGCTATTTCAGGTTTCAACTTATTGACGAATTCTACAAGTCCATCTTCAGCAGTTGTTTTCGTATTGCTTAAACCAAATGAAGATCGTGGAAATATTAAGAATATTGATGAGATCATGAATCAGGTTCGAGGTAAATTAGGTGCAATTTCTGGCGGAAGTTTCTTCGTATTTAGTTTC encodes:
- a CDS encoding efflux RND transporter periplasmic adaptor subunit, giving the protein MNAQNIRIPQKLNNKNVQQIKTNTKMKNVIITSFILALVLSSCADKSQAPAAPAPPLLPVLAITSENTTTDAEYPASIQGTVDVEIRPQVSGNLERVYVDEGAYVTKGQTLFKINERPFREQLNNALASLHAYEAALINAQLEVDKLTPLVQNKVVSDYQLKTAKASQKIAAANIEQARAMVGSAKINLGYTNVTAPVSGYIGRLPKKQGSLVSASDVEPLTNLSDVHEVFAYFSLGETDFINFKAQYAGNSLGDKLKKLPPVTLVLADNNAYPQTGKIDMVDGQFDKTTGAITLRATFPNAGGTLRSGNTGKIRLGLQHDDAVLVPQSATVEMQDKVFVFTVNKENKVTKMPITVSGKSGTNYLIKDGVKSGDLIVLSGIDKLQEGQVIQPEKSSPAKVAQIINKK
- a CDS encoding efflux RND transporter permease subunit, with the translated sequence MFKIFIQRPVLATVISILLVILGILGLTKLPLQQFPDIAPPSVLVTAVYPGANAETVLRSVAPSLEESINGVENMTYMSSTASNDGSLAITVFFKLGTNADQAAVNVQNRVAQATSQLPAEVVQQGVTTAKQQNSFIMAIGMYTDDESKYDQTFVANYAQINIIPEIKRIPGVGSASIFGGVKDYSMRVWLNPTQMSTYKVTPNEIMGAIQDKSLEAAPGKFGERSKEVFEYVIKYKGKLTKPEEYENIAIRSNADGSVLRLKDVARVELGAYSYNSLTRLNGKKGVVIGIIQLAGSNSNDIQVAINKLMVKASKDFPTGIKHNIFYSTKVALDQSIEQVQHTLLEAFILVFIVVFIFLQDFRSTLIPAIAVPVAILGTFFFMQLFGFSINLLTLFALILAIGIVVDDAIVVVEAVHAKMEHKHLSPKVATHEAMHEITGAIISITLVMAAVFLPVGFMEGSTGVFYRQFAFTMAIAIVISAVNALTLSPALAALFLKDNHSAHGDAPYEKQGFKQKFFNGFNKSFDSLTNRYVGGLKFLIRRKWLSLGGLALITVATVIMVKTTPAGFIPTEDQGFIAIAVNTPSGTSLDGTQKVMTEAENTLRGLDASRFVTAISGFNLLTNSTSPSSAVVFVLLKPNEDRGNIKNIDEIMNQVRGKLGAISGGSFFVFSFPTVPGFSNVEALDLVLQDKTGGKLDKFSGISQNFIGELMKRPEIAVAFTSFKADYPQLQLDINDEKADQLGVKVKDILQTMQTYFGSAQASDFNRFGKYYRVVVQADIADRADPSSIDRVFVKNKTGEMVPINTLVKLTRIYGSETASRYNLFNSISINAIPKPGFSSGDAIKAIQEVAAQQLPAGYGFEFSGQTREEISSGGQSATIFLLCLIFIYFLLAAQYESYILPLAVILSIPAGIFGVFVAIGLTGIENNIYVQVALVMLIGLLAKNAILIIEFAVQKRKSGQALVKAAIDAAKLRLRPIIMTSLAFIVGLIPMMSATGPSAQGNHSISIGAAGGMISGVILGLFIIPVLFIIFQYLQEKVSGKPVAVIHNEEK
- a CDS encoding TetR/AcrR family transcriptional regulator is translated as MASKDRILRQKEETRSNILEAAYAIVKEEGWQGLSMRKIADKIEYTAPIIYEYFSNKEAILNELTGKGFIKLTKELQEAKDRFEKPEEQLEAMWMAYWDFAFTDTEMYQVMFGVQMNCCQQQCSAQERPYKLFTSVIAEIMKNSNPTDEVIKQKYFTFFSVIHGLIAINIINKSEIMETINNQILKDAIGGIIKSIQ